A genomic region of Staphylococcus roterodami contains the following coding sequences:
- a CDS encoding D-ribitol-5-phosphate cytidylyltransferase — protein MIYAGILAGGIGSRMGNVPLPKQFLDIDNKPILIHTIEKFILVNDFKEIIIATPAQWISHTQDILKKHSINDERVKVVAGGTDRNETIMNIIEHIRNNHSINDDDVIVTHDAVRPFLTQRIIKENIQVAVEHGAVDTVIEAIDTIVMSKDKEHIHSIPVRNEMYQGQTPQSFNIKLLQESYEALSDAQKEILSDACKIIVESGHAVKLVRGELYNIKVTTPYDLKVANAIIQGDIADD, from the coding sequence ATGATTTATGCAGGTATTTTAGCAGGAGGCATTGGCTCAAGAATGGGAAATGTCCCATTGCCAAAACAATTTTTGGATATAGATAATAAACCGATTTTAATCCATACAATTGAGAAGTTTATTTTAGTAAATGATTTTAAAGAGATAATTATCGCGACGCCAGCACAGTGGATTTCACATACACAAGATATTTTAAAGAAACATAGTATTAATGATGAACGCGTCAAAGTCGTTGCAGGTGGTACAGATCGTAATGAAACAATTATGAATATCATTGAGCACATACGCAATAATCATAGTATTAATGATGACGATGTGATTGTGACACATGATGCAGTAAGACCATTTTTAACACAACGCATTATTAAAGAAAATATTCAAGTGGCTGTAGAACATGGTGCCGTAGATACGGTAATTGAAGCTATTGATACAATTGTGATGTCTAAAGATAAAGAACATATACACAGTATTCCAGTACGCAATGAAATGTATCAAGGTCAAACACCACAATCTTTTAACATTAAACTATTACAAGAGAGTTATGAAGCCTTAAGTGATGCTCAAAAAGAAATACTTTCAGACGCATGTAAAATAATTGTCGAATCAGGTCATGCAGTTAAGTTAGTACGTGGTGAATTATACAATATTAAAGTGACAACACCATATGATTTAAAAGTAGCAAACGCCATTATTCAAGGTGATATTGCCGATGATTAA
- a CDS encoding BglG family transcription antiterminator, whose product MNVDNQQILREIVLNPTIHGKELESIFGLSRRQLGYRIQKINLWLEQEGYPKVERTSRGNFIVSSEIMTLFKQELRDEQSTNAQQMIFSIETRRYYLMLMLFSKENAMSLNHFAIDLQVSKNTIIHDLNHVKNLLESQGLALKYSRKRGYELVGDEFEIRRFFIKLIDQRLDHDITKSEVLKALNLTFEDIAFQKDKIKQVEQFLKSQFIDKSLSSLPYVLCVIRRRIKSGHVINPLNINYRYLRDTKEYAATEIMTQDELGVPEAEKLYLTLHLLSTSVQWTDLQESDNLSNLTEAIEQMIRHFEQITFINIEDKEKLSNQLLLHLTPAFYRIKYNLTDRDELIDPLQGNYKSLFHMVKQSCQSLTEYFGKSLPDNEIAYLTMLFGGSLRRQDENFDGKIKAIIVCTQGTSVSQMMLYELRSLFPEIIFLDAISLRTFENYALDYDIVFSPMFILTHKKLFITKVALSKNEQRKLRKEVMKYINKESADIEKEINKLMALIERTTTVNDISELREGLEDFVANYNSISTINGSIVTQSKTLDLVDLIPARHIVRAHRVHNIDEAITKASDILVRNHFIDEQYIHEMQQAFDDSYMVIMQNIAIPHAYSEYYVHKTAMSMLVLQEPLYMSDGTPIHIIVPIAAVDKVTHLRALLQLRDLAQNQDAINQIIRSRKNYDVNQILNTFSNKETRGNGWDTD is encoded by the coding sequence ATGAACGTGGATAATCAACAAATACTAAGAGAAATTGTATTGAATCCTACAATTCATGGTAAAGAACTTGAATCAATATTTGGACTGTCTAGACGGCAATTAGGCTATCGTATTCAAAAAATCAATCTATGGCTAGAGCAAGAAGGTTATCCGAAGGTTGAACGAACAAGCCGAGGGAATTTTATTGTAAGTTCTGAAATCATGACGTTATTTAAACAAGAATTAAGAGATGAACAAAGTACAAATGCACAACAGATGATTTTCAGTATTGAAACACGTCGATATTATTTAATGCTAATGCTTTTTAGCAAAGAAAATGCAATGTCTCTTAATCATTTTGCGATTGATTTACAAGTTAGTAAAAACACTATTATTCACGATTTGAATCATGTGAAAAATTTGCTTGAAAGCCAAGGACTGGCACTTAAATATTCTCGTAAACGTGGATATGAATTAGTAGGGGATGAATTTGAAATTCGACGTTTTTTCATTAAATTAATTGATCAGAGATTGGACCATGATATTACGAAAAGTGAAGTTTTGAAGGCGCTCAATCTTACATTTGAAGATATCGCATTTCAAAAAGACAAAATCAAACAAGTGGAACAATTTTTGAAAAGCCAATTTATTGATAAATCATTGAGTTCGTTGCCATATGTTCTATGTGTCATTCGTAGAAGAATTAAAAGTGGGCATGTCATTAATCCGTTAAATATTAATTATCGATATTTAAGGGATACGAAGGAATACGCAGCAACAGAAATTATGACGCAAGACGAACTAGGGGTACCAGAAGCGGAAAAACTATATTTAACATTGCACCTGTTATCAACTAGTGTTCAATGGACTGATTTGCAAGAATCTGATAACTTGTCGAATTTAACCGAAGCTATTGAACAAATGATTCGTCATTTCGAGCAAATAACGTTTATCAATATCGAAGATAAGGAGAAACTTTCGAATCAATTATTGTTGCATTTAACGCCCGCCTTTTATCGAATTAAATATAATCTGACGGATCGTGATGAATTGATAGACCCTTTGCAAGGAAATTATAAATCGTTATTTCATATGGTGAAACAATCATGTCAATCATTAACTGAATATTTCGGAAAATCTTTACCAGACAATGAAATTGCGTATTTAACAATGTTGTTCGGAGGTAGCTTGAGACGTCAAGATGAAAATTTCGATGGAAAGATTAAGGCGATTATTGTATGTACTCAAGGCACATCGGTATCACAAATGATGTTATATGAATTACGAAGTTTATTCCCAGAAATCATTTTTTTAGATGCAATTTCACTTAGAACATTTGAAAATTACGCTCTGGATTATGACATCGTCTTTTCACCAATGTTCATATTAACGCATAAAAAATTGTTTATCACAAAGGTAGCATTATCCAAAAATGAACAGCGTAAATTACGCAAAGAAGTAATGAAGTATATCAATAAAGAGTCGGCAGATATTGAGAAAGAAATTAATAAGCTAATGGCGTTGATTGAACGAACTACAACTGTCAATGACATAAGTGAACTGCGTGAAGGTCTTGAAGATTTTGTTGCGAATTACAATTCTATTTCAACAATTAATGGTTCTATTGTTACCCAAAGTAAGACATTAGATTTAGTGGATTTAATACCAGCAAGACATATTGTGCGAGCTCATCGAGTCCATAATATTGATGAAGCAATTACAAAAGCGAGTGACATTTTGGTTAGAAATCATTTTATTGATGAACAGTATATTCATGAGATGCAACAAGCGTTCGATGATTCCTATATGGTAATCATGCAAAATATCGCTATTCCACACGCTTATTCGGAATATTATGTTCATAAAACCGCGATGAGTATGCTCGTATTACAAGAACCATTATACATGTCAGATGGCACGCCGATTCATATTATTGTACCAATTGCTGCTGTTGATAAAGTGACGCATCTAAGAGCATTACTACAATTAAGAGATTTAGCACAAAATCAAGATGCAATTAATCAAATTATTCGTAGTCGAAAAAATTATGATGTGAATCAGATTTTAAATACATTTTCAAATAAAGAAACGAGGGGAAATGGATGGGACACCGATTAA
- a CDS encoding zinc-binding dehydrogenase → MKALVKTREGHGNLELLDKEVATPLDDKVKIKVHYAGICGTDIHTFEGHYKVNFPVTLGHEFSGEIIEVGEDVKDFKVGDRVTSETTFYVCNECEYCKTKDYNLCNHRKGIGTQVDGAFTNYVIAREESLHHIPDTVSYQSAAMTEPLACAHHGVSKIQVNSGDVAVVMGPGPIGLLVAQVLKSKGAIVVVTGLDNDKVRLDKAEQLQMDYVVNLQQTDLKTYIDNLTDGYGADVVVECSGAVPAARQGLDILRKKGSYSQIGIFKDAEIPFDMEKVIQKELTVVGSRSQKPADWEPSLQLMADGLVDAEALVTNVYDISQWDDAYHHLKSGEGIKALLKPLDLDNN, encoded by the coding sequence GTGAAAGCTTTAGTAAAAACAAGAGAAGGACATGGCAACTTAGAACTTCTTGATAAAGAAGTGGCAACACCGCTAGATGATAAAGTGAAAATTAAAGTACATTATGCAGGAATTTGCGGTACAGATATTCATACGTTTGAAGGACATTATAAAGTTAATTTCCCAGTAACATTAGGACATGAATTTTCTGGTGAAATTATTGAAGTTGGCGAAGATGTTAAAGATTTTAAAGTTGGTGATCGTGTGACATCTGAGACGACATTTTATGTTTGTAACGAATGTGAGTATTGTAAAACAAAAGATTACAACTTATGTAATCATCGAAAAGGTATTGGGACACAAGTTGATGGTGCATTTACAAACTATGTGATTGCGCGTGAAGAAAGTTTGCATCATATACCGGATACAGTATCGTACCAATCTGCGGCTATGACTGAACCATTAGCATGTGCCCATCATGGTGTTTCAAAGATACAAGTAAATTCTGGTGATGTTGCAGTGGTGATGGGACCTGGCCCAATAGGATTACTTGTAGCACAAGTATTGAAAAGTAAAGGTGCAATCGTAGTGGTAACGGGTTTAGATAATGACAAAGTAAGGTTAGATAAAGCTGAACAATTACAAATGGATTATGTTGTTAATTTGCAACAAACAGATTTAAAAACATATATCGATAATCTGACGGATGGTTACGGTGCAGACGTTGTTGTTGAATGTTCAGGCGCAGTACCAGCAGCACGGCAAGGTTTAGATATTTTACGCAAAAAAGGATCATATAGCCAAATTGGTATCTTTAAAGATGCTGAAATCCCATTTGATATGGAAAAAGTGATCCAAAAAGAATTAACAGTTGTCGGTAGTAGAAGTCAAAAGCCTGCTGATTGGGAACCTTCATTACAACTGATGGCAGATGGATTAGTGGATGCTGAAGCATTAGTGACAAATGTATATGACATTTCACAGTGGGATGACGCTTATCATCATTTAAAATCTGGTGAGGGAATTAAAGCACTACTAAAACCACTCGATTTAGATAACAATTAA
- a CDS encoding PTS sugar transporter subunit IIB, giving the protein MKQVLVACGAGIATSTVVNNAIEQMAKEHNIKVDIKQIKITEVGPYEDTADLLVTTAMTKKEYKFPVINARNFLTGIGIEETKQQILTELQK; this is encoded by the coding sequence ATGAAACAAGTATTAGTCGCATGTGGTGCAGGTATTGCAACATCAACGGTAGTAAATAACGCAATTGAGCAAATGGCAAAGGAACACAATATTAAAGTAGATATTAAACAAATCAAAATTACGGAAGTCGGACCTTATGAAGATACAGCGGATTTATTAGTTACAACAGCTATGACGAAGAAAGAATATAAATTCCCAGTCATTAATGCACGTAATTTTTTAACTGGTATCGGCATTGAAGAAACAAAGCAACAAATTTTAACAGAGTTACAAAAATAG
- a CDS encoding galactitol-1-phosphate 5-dehydrogenase has protein sequence MKALKLYGVEDLRYEDCIEPDIEESNDVVVKVRATGICGSDTSRYKKMGPYIKGMPFGHEFSGVVEAIGSNVTHVKVGDKVTGCPAIPCYECDFCLKGEFSRCEQLYVIGSYEPGSFAEYVKLPAQNIIKVPENVDFIEAAMIEPSAVVAHGFYKTNLKPGMTVAVMGCGSIGLLAIQWARIFGATHIIAIDIDAHKLDIAKSLGAHQTINSKDVDLEAFIEDNYANQIDLAIESSGAKVTIGQILTLPKKGGEVVLLGIPYDDIDIERVHFEKILRNELTVYGSWNGLSSHFPGREWSATLNYMATKDINVKPIISHYLPLEKGPETFDKLVNKKEAFDKVMFTIY, from the coding sequence GTGAAAGCTTTGAAGTTATATGGTGTGGAAGATTTAAGATATGAGGATTGTATCGAACCAGACATTGAGGAATCGAATGATGTCGTTGTTAAAGTTAGAGCAACAGGTATTTGTGGTTCAGACACATCACGTTATAAAAAGATGGGACCATATATTAAAGGTATGCCATTTGGTCACGAATTTTCAGGAGTTGTAGAAGCAATTGGTAGTAATGTTACGCATGTAAAAGTTGGTGATAAGGTAACTGGGTGTCCAGCAATACCTTGTTATGAATGTGATTTTTGTTTGAAAGGTGAATTTTCACGATGTGAACAGCTATATGTTATAGGTTCTTATGAACCTGGATCATTTGCGGAGTACGTGAAATTACCTGCACAAAATATTATAAAGGTACCTGAAAATGTTGATTTTATTGAAGCGGCAATGATCGAACCTTCAGCAGTTGTAGCTCATGGATTTTATAAGACGAATTTAAAACCAGGGATGACAGTTGCAGTGATGGGATGTGGCAGCATAGGATTGTTAGCGATTCAATGGGCACGCATTTTCGGTGCTACACATATCATTGCTATAGATATAGATGCTCATAAATTAGATATTGCGAAATCGTTAGGTGCACATCAAACAATCAATTCGAAAGATGTAGACCTTGAGGCATTTATTGAAGATAATTACGCAAACCAAATCGATTTAGCGATAGAATCTTCTGGTGCAAAAGTAACAATTGGTCAAATACTGACGTTACCCAAAAAAGGTGGCGAAGTAGTATTATTAGGCATTCCTTATGATGATATTGATATTGAAAGAGTACACTTTGAAAAAATTCTACGTAACGAATTAACGGTATATGGTTCATGGAACGGTTTGTCTAGTCATTTCCCAGGACGAGAGTGGTCAGCAACATTAAATTACATGGCCACGAAAGATATAAATGTTAAGCCAATAATTTCACATTATTTACCTTTAGAAAAAGGACCAGAAACATTTGATAAGCTAGTAAACAAAAAAGAAGCGTTTGATAAAGTGATGTTTACTATATATTGA
- the ptsG gene encoding glucose-specific PTS transporter subunit IIBC, whose product MKSLFEKAQQFGKSFMLPIAILPAAGLLLGIGGALSNPNTVKAYPILDITLLQNIFTLMSAAGSIVFQNLPVIFAIGVAIGLSRSDKGTAGLAALLGFLIMNATMNGLLTITGTLAKDQLAQSGQGMVLGIQTVETGVFGGIITGIMTALLHNKYHKVTLPPYLGFFGGSRFVPIVTAFAAIFLGVFMFFIWPTIQAGIYHVGGFVTKTGAIGTFVYGFILRLLGPLGLHHIFYLPFWQTALGGTLEVKGHLVQGTQNIFFAQLGDPYVTKYYSGVSRFMSGRFITMMFGLCGAALAIYHTAKPENKKVVGGLMLSAALTSFLTGITEPLEFSFLFVAPILYVIHAFFDGLAFMLADIFNITIGQTFSGGFIDFLLFGVLQGNSKTNYLYVIPIGIVWFCLYYIVFRFLITKFNFKTPGREDKELQQQVEATERAQTIVAGLGGKDNIEIVDCCATRLRVTLQHNDYVDKEMLESTGAKGVIQQGSGVQVIYGPHVTVIKNEIEELLGD is encoded by the coding sequence ATGAAATCTTTATTTGAAAAAGCACAGCAGTTTGGCAAATCATTTATGCTACCTATCGCAATCTTGCCAGCTGCAGGTCTATTGTTGGGTATCGGTGGTGCATTAAGTAATCCTAACACCGTGAAAGCGTACCCTATCTTAGATATTACCTTATTACAAAATATTTTTACATTAATGTCAGCTGCAGGAAGTATCGTTTTTCAAAATTTGCCCGTCATCTTTGCGATTGGTGTTGCAATTGGCTTATCTAGAAGTGATAAAGGTACAGCTGGTTTAGCTGCACTACTTGGATTTTTAATTATGAATGCGACGATGAATGGTCTATTAACAATTACAGGAACATTAGCGAAAGATCAACTCGCACAAAGTGGCCAAGGAATGGTACTAGGTATACAAACTGTTGAAACAGGTGTTTTCGGTGGGATTATTACAGGTATAATGACCGCATTACTTCATAATAAATATCATAAGGTGACCTTACCACCTTACTTAGGCTTTTTTGGTGGTTCTCGATTTGTCCCTATTGTCACTGCCTTTGCTGCAATTTTTTTAGGCGTCTTCATGTTCTTTATTTGGCCAACAATTCAAGCAGGTATTTATCATGTTGGTGGTTTTGTAACAAAAACAGGTGCCATTGGTACATTTGTATATGGTTTTATTTTAAGATTGTTAGGTCCCCTTGGTTTACACCATATTTTTTACTTACCTTTTTGGCAAACAGCGCTTGGGGGTACGTTAGAAGTGAAAGGACATTTGGTTCAAGGTACACAGAATATATTTTTCGCACAACTTGGTGATCCATATGTAACTAAATATTATTCAGGTGTTTCTAGATTTATGTCCGGTCGATTTATTACAATGATGTTTGGCTTATGTGGTGCTGCACTTGCTATTTATCATACCGCTAAGCCTGAAAATAAAAAGGTGGTTGGTGGTTTAATGCTATCTGCTGCACTAACATCATTTTTAACAGGTATTACTGAACCTTTGGAATTTAGTTTCCTATTTGTCGCACCAATTCTTTATGTGATTCATGCCTTTTTTGATGGTTTAGCATTTATGTTAGCCGATATCTTCAATATTACAATTGGTCAAACATTCAGTGGTGGCTTTATCGACTTCTTACTCTTTGGCGTGTTACAAGGCAATAGTAAAACAAACTATTTATATGTGATACCTATTGGCATTGTGTGGTTCTGCTTGTACTATATCGTCTTCCGTTTCTTAATCACGAAGTTTAATTTTAAAACGCCAGGTCGAGAAGATAAAGAATTGCAACAGCAAGTTGAGGCAACTGAAAGAGCACAAACTATTGTAGCTGGTTTAGGTGGAAAAGATAACATTGAAATCGTTGATTGCTGTGCTACACGATTACGTGTCACACTCCAACATAACGATTATGTTGATAAAGAAATGCTAGAAAGTACTGGTGCTAAAGGTGTCATTCAACAAGGTAGCGGCGTTCAGGTCATCTACGGTCCACATGTAACAGTTATTAAAAATGAAATTGAAGAATTACTCGGAGATTAA
- a CDS encoding PTS sugar transporter subunit IIA, with the protein MGHRLIHEENIIINLSATDKESVLSQMSDVLYQNGFVKSTFKDAVIEREKEFATGLPTHLCSVAIPHTDVEHINNRTIGVAILEKEVPFVEMGTLDQQTDVKIVFMLAMDKVDDQLKLLQQLMQIFQSEEKLEQILRTKDQAALATIINGYLEYN; encoded by the coding sequence ATGGGACACCGATTAATCCATGAAGAGAATATAATCATCAATTTGTCGGCAACTGATAAAGAATCAGTATTATCGCAAATGTCAGATGTGTTGTATCAAAACGGTTTTGTAAAATCAACGTTTAAAGATGCAGTCATTGAAAGAGAAAAAGAATTTGCGACGGGATTACCGACACATCTTTGTTCGGTAGCCATACCACACACAGATGTCGAACATATTAATAATAGGACGATAGGTGTGGCTATTTTAGAAAAAGAAGTACCGTTTGTTGAAATGGGGACACTTGATCAACAGACTGATGTGAAAATTGTCTTTATGTTAGCTATGGACAAGGTAGATGATCAACTTAAGCTATTACAGCAGTTGATGCAGATTTTTCAAAGTGAAGAAAAACTAGAACAGATTCTACGAACGAAAGACCAAGCAGCTTTAGCAACAATTATCAATGGATATTTGGAATATAACTAA
- a CDS encoding L-lactate dehydrogenase produces MNKFKGNKVVLIGNGAVGSSYAFSLVNQSIVDELVIIDLDTEKVRGDVMDLKHATPYSPTTVRVKAGEYSDCHDADLVVICAGAAQKPGETRLDLVSKNLKIFKSIVGEVMASKFDGIFLVATNPVDILAYATWKFSGLPKERVIGSGTILDSARFRLLLSEAFDVAPRSVDAQIIGEHGDTELPVWSHANIAGQPLKELLEERPEGKEQIEQIFVQTRDAAYDIIQAKGATYYGVAMGLARITEAIFRNEDAVLTVSALLEGEYEEEDVYIGVPAVINRNGIRNVVEIPLNDEERSKFAHSAKTLKDIMAEAEELK; encoded by the coding sequence ATGAACAAATTTAAAGGGAACAAAGTTGTATTAATAGGTAATGGTGCAGTAGGTTCAAGCTATGCATTTTCATTAGTAAACCAAAGCATTGTCGATGAATTAGTAATCATTGACTTAGACACTGAAAAAGTTCGAGGAGACGTTATGGACTTAAAACATGCCACACCATACTCTCCTACAACAGTACGTGTAAAAGCTGGCGAGTACAGCGATTGTCATGATGCTGATTTAGTTGTAATTTGTGCTGGTGCTGCACAAAAACCTGGAGAAACACGTTTAGACTTAGTATCTAAAAATTTGAAAATATTCAAATCAATCGTTGGTGAAGTTATGGCATCTAAGTTTGATGGTATTTTCTTGGTAGCTACAAATCCAGTTGATATATTAGCGTATGCAACATGGAAGTTCTCTGGATTACCTAAAGAGCGCGTTATAGGTTCAGGTACAATTTTAGACTCTGCACGCTTTAGATTATTATTAAGTGAAGCATTTGATGTTGCGCCACGTAGCGTCGATGCTCAAATTATTGGTGAACATGGTGATACTGAATTACCAGTATGGTCACACGCTAATATTGCAGGTCAACCTTTAAAGGAATTACTTGAAGAACGCCCAGAAGGCAAAGAACAAATTGAGCAAATTTTTGTTCAAACACGTGATGCAGCATATGACATCATTCAAGCTAAAGGTGCCACTTATTATGGTGTTGCGATGGGATTAGCTAGAATTACTGAAGCGATTTTCAGAAATGAAGATGCCGTATTGACTGTATCAGCATTATTAGAAGGCGAATACGAAGAAGAAGATGTTTATATTGGTGTTCCAGCAGTCATCAATAGAAACGGTATTCGTAATGTCGTTGAAATCCCATTAAACGACGAAGAACGTAGTAAATTTGCGCATTCAGCTAAAACATTAAAAGATATAATGGCTGAAGCCGAAGAACTAAAATAA
- a CDS encoding nucleoside hydrolase — translation MKKKIIMDCDPGHDDAIALILAGANDSPLDILAVTTVAGNQAVEKNTTNALNVLDIMGRQDIEVAKGADRPLIKPAAFASEIHGESGLDGPKLPSTPSRQAIEMSASDVIINKVLASDVPVTIVATGPLTNIATALIREPRIAKHIESITLMGGGTFGNWTPTAEFNIWVDAEAAKRVFESGIPIHVFGLDVTHQVLATNEVIKRIERINNPVAQFVVELLEFFKTTYKEHFNMDGGPIHDACTILYLLRPDLFTMTHVNIDIEHQSPLTYGTMAVDLNHVTGKPANAYFATAVNVEEVWNVMEEKLRTYD, via the coding sequence ATGAAGAAAAAAATTATTATGGATTGTGACCCAGGACATGATGATGCGATAGCACTTATTTTAGCAGGCGCAAATGATAGTCCGTTAGATATATTGGCAGTAACGACTGTAGCGGGAAATCAAGCAGTTGAAAAGAATACGACCAACGCATTGAACGTATTAGATATTATGGGGCGTCAAGATATAGAAGTAGCCAAAGGTGCAGATAGGCCATTGATTAAACCGGCGGCCTTTGCGTCTGAAATACATGGAGAATCTGGCTTAGATGGTCCGAAACTACCTTCTACACCTTCACGTCAAGCAATTGAAATGTCAGCATCAGATGTCATTATTAATAAAGTATTGGCAAGTGATGTACCTGTCACAATTGTAGCAACAGGACCACTTACAAATATAGCAACAGCATTGATTCGTGAACCAAGAATCGCTAAACACATTGAATCTATTACTTTGATGGGTGGTGGCACTTTTGGTAATTGGACGCCTACAGCAGAATTCAATATTTGGGTAGATGCTGAAGCAGCGAAGCGTGTTTTTGAAAGTGGGATACCAATCCATGTGTTTGGTCTTGATGTAACGCATCAAGTATTAGCAACTAATGAAGTAATAAAACGCATTGAACGTATTAATAATCCTGTAGCACAGTTCGTTGTAGAACTACTAGAATTCTTTAAGACGACGTATAAAGAACATTTTAATATGGATGGCGGTCCAATTCATGATGCGTGTACGATTCTGTATTTATTACGACCAGATCTTTTTACAATGACACATGTCAATATCGACATTGAACACCAAAGTCCGTTAACATACGGGACAATGGCTGTTGATTTAAATCATGTTACAGGTAAGCCTGCCAATGCTTATTTTGCTACGGCAGTAAATGTTGAAGAAGTATGGAACGTAATGGAAGAAAAATTGCGTACATACGACTGA
- a CDS encoding PTS galactitol transporter subunit IIC, translating to MSYFTDFVRGFLDLGATVILPVVIFLLGLFFRQKIGAAFRSGLTIGVAFVGIFLVIDLLVKNLGPATQSMVKNLGVSLNVIDVGWPATSSIAWASSVAAFIIPLGIIVNVVLLVTKMTKTMNVDIWNFWHYTFTAAMVYAVSGSIWQALLAAVIFQVICLKVADWTAPMMSEFFDLPGVSIATGSTISYAPGIYLVKLLQKIPGLNKLDADPETIQKRFGAFGESIFVGLILGLGIGVLAGYKPGDVINLGMSMAAVMVLMPRMVKILMEGLMPVSESARTWLNKRFGEREIYIGLDAAVALGHPAVISTALILVPITVLLAVILPGNQVLPFGDLATIPFVVAFIVGAARGNIIHSVIVGTIMIAISLYIATDVAPIFTDMAKGTNVQMPKGSSEISSIDQGGNIVNYLIFKLFSLFN from the coding sequence ATGAGTTACTTCACTGATTTTGTAAGGGGATTTTTAGATTTAGGTGCAACTGTTATTTTACCGGTTGTCATATTCTTACTTGGACTATTTTTCAGACAAAAAATTGGAGCAGCATTCAGGTCTGGTTTAACTATAGGTGTGGCTTTTGTAGGGATTTTCTTAGTCATCGATTTATTAGTGAAAAATTTAGGACCGGCTACACAGTCAATGGTTAAAAATTTAGGTGTCAGTTTGAATGTAATTGATGTAGGTTGGCCAGCAACATCATCTATTGCATGGGCATCGTCAGTAGCAGCATTTATCATTCCACTCGGCATTATAGTCAACGTTGTATTGCTAGTAACTAAAATGACTAAAACAATGAATGTTGATATTTGGAACTTTTGGCATTACACGTTTACAGCAGCAATGGTATATGCGGTATCAGGTAGTATTTGGCAAGCGTTATTAGCAGCAGTTATTTTCCAAGTCATCTGTTTAAAAGTAGCAGATTGGACAGCACCAATGATGAGTGAATTCTTTGATTTACCAGGTGTATCGATTGCCACAGGAAGTACAATCTCTTATGCACCAGGTATCTACTTAGTTAAATTATTACAAAAAATTCCTGGTCTGAATAAATTAGATGCAGATCCTGAAACGATTCAAAAACGATTTGGTGCTTTTGGAGAGTCAATTTTTGTTGGTTTGATTTTAGGATTGGGAATTGGCGTGTTAGCAGGTTATAAACCTGGAGACGTTATAAATTTAGGAATGTCAATGGCAGCGGTTATGGTGTTAATGCCTAGAATGGTAAAAATCTTAATGGAAGGTTTAATGCCTGTATCAGAATCTGCAAGAACATGGTTGAATAAACGCTTTGGCGAACGTGAAATTTATATTGGTTTGGATGCAGCAGTAGCCTTAGGTCATCCAGCAGTTATTTCGACAGCATTAATTTTAGTTCCCATCACTGTATTGTTAGCAGTCATTTTGCCAGGGAACCAAGTACTACCATTTGGTGACTTAGCAACGATTCCATTTGTTGTAGCATTTATCGTTGGCGCAGCAAGAGGTAACATTATCCATTCTGTTATTGTAGGTACGATTATGATTGCTATTTCATTATATATTGCGACAGACGTTGCACCAATTTTCACAGATATGGCGAAAGGTACTAATGTACAAATGCCTAAAGGTTCATCTGAAATTTCAAGTATTGACCAAGGCGGTAACATTGTTAACTATCTTATTTTTAAACTGTTTAGTTTATTTAATTAA